One Nostoc sp. UHCC 0302 DNA window includes the following coding sequences:
- the hemL gene encoding glutamate-1-semialdehyde 2,1-aminomutase, which translates to MVNTTIKTTKSQEIFAAAQNLMPGGVSSPVRAFKSVGGQPIVFDRVKGAYIWDVDGNQYIDYVGTWGPAICGHAHPEVIAALHEALEKGTSFGAPSVLENILAEMVIDAVPSIEMVRFVNSGTEACMAVLRLMRAFTNREKIIKFEGCYHGHADMFLVKAGSGVATLGLPDSPGVPKSATSSTLTAPFNDLEAVKALFEENRDEIAGVILEPVVGNAGFISPDAGFLEGLRELTHEHGALLVFDEVMTGFRIAYGGAQQKFGITPDLTTLGKVIGGGLPVGAYGGRRDIMSMIAPAGPVYQAGTLSGNPLAMTAGIKTLELLQKPGTYDYLDRVTKKLADGLLQIAQETGHAACGGQISAMFGLFFTSGPVHNYEDAKNSDTAKFGRFHRGMLEHGVYLAPSQFEAGFTSLAHTEEDIEQTLAVARDVMSNL; encoded by the coding sequence TTGGTCAATACCACAATTAAAACAACAAAATCACAAGAAATCTTTGCTGCTGCCCAAAACCTGATGCCAGGAGGAGTCAGTTCTCCTGTTCGTGCTTTCAAATCTGTAGGCGGACAACCCATCGTTTTTGATCGCGTTAAAGGCGCATACATTTGGGATGTAGATGGCAACCAATACATTGATTATGTAGGCACTTGGGGGCCAGCAATTTGCGGTCATGCTCATCCAGAAGTGATTGCGGCGTTGCATGAAGCATTAGAAAAAGGCACTAGCTTCGGCGCTCCTTCAGTACTGGAAAATATACTTGCAGAAATGGTGATCGATGCTGTTCCTAGTATCGAAATGGTAAGATTTGTGAACTCTGGAACCGAAGCTTGTATGGCAGTGTTACGCCTGATGCGAGCTTTCACAAACCGGGAGAAAATTATCAAGTTTGAAGGCTGTTATCACGGACACGCTGATATGTTCCTTGTGAAGGCAGGTTCTGGTGTTGCTACACTCGGCTTACCTGACTCGCCAGGAGTGCCAAAATCGGCAACTAGTAGTACTCTAACCGCCCCCTTCAATGATTTAGAAGCTGTAAAAGCTTTGTTTGAGGAAAATCGCGACGAGATTGCTGGTGTCATTCTTGAGCCAGTCGTAGGTAATGCTGGGTTTATTTCTCCCGATGCTGGGTTCCTAGAGGGCTTACGGGAACTTACCCATGAGCATGGAGCTTTATTGGTGTTTGACGAGGTAATGACTGGCTTCCGCATTGCTTATGGTGGCGCTCAACAGAAATTCGGCATCACTCCAGATTTGACGACACTGGGTAAGGTTATCGGTGGTGGTTTGCCAGTGGGAGCTTATGGTGGTCGTCGCGATATCATGTCAATGATTGCCCCGGCTGGCCCTGTATATCAAGCTGGAACTCTTTCTGGTAATCCCTTAGCAATGACTGCTGGCATTAAAACTTTGGAATTACTCCAAAAACCTGGTACTTATGATTATCTTGACCGGGTTACTAAGAAGTTAGCAGATGGTTTGCTGCAAATTGCCCAAGAAACTGGTCATGCAGCTTGTGGCGGTCAAATTAGCGCCATGTTCGGCTTATTCTTTACCTCTGGCCCTGTTCATAACTACGAGGATGCGAAAAACTCTGATACAGCAAAATTCGGACGCTTCCATCGTGGAATGTTAGAACATGGTGTATACTTAGCACCTTCACAGTTTGAGGCAGGGTTTACTTCTTTAGCTCACACTGAAGAAGATATAGAGCAGACTTTAGCAGTCGCACGGGATGTAATGTCTAACCTATAA
- a CDS encoding serine/threonine-protein kinase gives MSYCLNPTCLNPENLAYSRTCQSCGSQLLLRDRYHVHQPLGQGGFGATFLANDETLPGQPSCVIKQLRPAGTTPHLLQMARELFEREARTLGKIGNHPQIPRLLDYFEEQEQFYLVQEYISGDTLQQEIKQNGNLSETGVKQFLSETLPLLQYIHECQVIHRDIKPANLIRRTQDARMVLIDFGAVKNQVSQGLPSQYGQTALTAYAIGTPGFAPPEQMAMRPVYASDIYALGVTCIYLLTGKTPKDLEYNPTTGEMMWERLVHVSDHLIRVLRKMLEVSVRSRYQSAADVLRALEMEPYLDSLAQGLLAKSDTDSKERASYPRAASLRSRSVPQGETPPTRTPMQNRQDDSAILCSNPSANTSTGVAQVAAAIRARRARAAEAAGLPGGGQGSIVAKSTTLSNSNSNGSQIQNTKVGRKLDTQGLLTAYLKGRRDFALHNFSLLNLQGTDLSGTNFHSSQLQKTNLQGANLHNSDFGRASLSRANLKDANLSKAYFNHADLEGADLRGADLSYAYLSNANLRGANLCGANLTGAKISDDQLALAKTNWMTVRPNGKRGLL, from the coding sequence ATGAGCTACTGCTTAAATCCTACCTGTCTCAATCCAGAAAATTTGGCATATAGCCGAACGTGTCAATCTTGCGGCTCGCAGCTACTGTTGCGCGATCGCTATCACGTACATCAACCATTAGGTCAAGGTGGCTTCGGAGCAACATTTTTAGCCAATGATGAAACTTTACCAGGACAGCCGAGTTGTGTAATCAAGCAACTACGTCCCGCCGGCACTACACCACACCTTTTGCAAATGGCGCGGGAACTCTTTGAACGAGAAGCCAGAACTCTGGGCAAGATTGGCAACCATCCCCAAATACCACGGCTGTTAGATTATTTTGAAGAGCAGGAACAATTTTATTTAGTTCAAGAATATATTAGCGGTGACACCCTCCAGCAAGAAATTAAACAGAATGGGAACTTGAGCGAAACTGGAGTTAAGCAATTCTTGAGCGAGACTCTGCCATTGTTGCAATACATCCACGAGTGCCAAGTAATTCACCGAGACATCAAGCCAGCCAATTTGATTCGCCGCACTCAAGATGCCAGAATGGTTCTGATTGACTTTGGAGCTGTGAAAAACCAAGTCAGTCAAGGTTTGCCAAGCCAGTATGGGCAGACAGCATTAACTGCATATGCGATTGGTACTCCTGGTTTTGCTCCTCCAGAGCAAATGGCTATGCGTCCTGTCTACGCCAGTGATATCTATGCCCTGGGTGTGACGTGCATTTATCTACTAACTGGCAAAACCCCTAAAGATTTGGAATACAATCCCACAACAGGGGAAATGATGTGGGAGCGACTTGTCCATGTGAGTGACCATTTGATACGTGTACTGAGAAAAATGTTGGAGGTCTCAGTACGCAGTCGATACCAGTCAGCAGCAGATGTCCTCAGAGCGTTGGAGATGGAACCATACCTGGATAGCTTAGCTCAGGGGTTACTGGCTAAATCAGATACAGATAGTAAAGAGCGAGCCTCCTATCCGCGAGCAGCTTCTCTACGTTCGCGCAGCGTCCCGCAGGGAGAGACTCCGCCAACGCGAACACCAATGCAAAATCGTCAAGATGATTCAGCTATTTTGTGCAGTAACCCTTCTGCCAATACCAGTACAGGTGTGGCGCAGGTAGCCGCAGCAATTCGTGCTAGACGAGCTAGAGCAGCAGAAGCGGCTGGGTTACCAGGAGGGGGACAAGGGTCTATAGTGGCTAAATCAACAACTTTGAGTAACAGCAACAGTAATGGTTCACAAATTCAAAATACTAAAGTTGGACGCAAGTTAGATACACAAGGGTTGCTTACAGCCTATCTCAAGGGAAGGCGGGATTTTGCTCTACACAATTTCAGTTTGCTAAATCTACAAGGTACTGATTTATCGGGAACAAATTTCCATTCTTCTCAATTGCAAAAAACTAATCTCCAGGGAGCTAATCTGCACAACAGTGACTTTGGCAGAGCTAGTCTCAGTAGAGCTAATCTCAAAGACGCTAATTTGAGCAAAGCTTACTTCAACCATGCTGATTTAGAAGGGGCAGACTTGCGAGGAGCCGACCTCAGCTATGCTTATCTCAGCAATGCAAATCTCCGAGGAGCTAATCTATGCGGTGCTAATCTTACTGGAGCTAAAATTTCTGATGACCAGTTAGCACTTGCAAAGACGAATTGGATGACCGTGCGCCCCAATGGTAAACGAGGGTTGTTGTAA
- the hisIE gene encoding bifunctional phosphoribosyl-AMP cyclohydrolase/phosphoribosyl-ATP diphosphatase HisIE, whose amino-acid sequence MYSNDLYSLHDAIPVEEIRYDERGLVPAIIQDYLDGTVLMMAWMNRESLQKTLDTRETWFWSRSRQELWHKGATSGHIQKVQSIRYDCDSDALLISVEQVGDIACHTGERSCFHQVDGKINPPPGDTLSQLFQVICDRRDNPTEGSYTNKLLAGGDNKILKKIGEETAEVVMAFKDDEADAIAGEVADLLYHTLVALAHHQVDLTAVYRKLQERRR is encoded by the coding sequence ATGTATTCTAACGATTTGTATTCACTACATGATGCCATTCCTGTTGAGGAAATTCGCTACGATGAACGGGGTCTCGTGCCTGCAATTATCCAAGATTATCTGGATGGCACTGTCCTAATGATGGCGTGGATGAATCGAGAGTCGTTACAAAAGACTTTAGATACTAGAGAAACTTGGTTTTGGAGTCGTTCCCGTCAGGAGTTATGGCATAAGGGGGCGACGTCTGGACATATTCAAAAAGTGCAGAGTATCCGTTATGACTGTGATAGTGATGCCTTGCTTATTAGTGTAGAGCAGGTGGGAGATATTGCTTGCCACACTGGTGAACGCAGTTGTTTTCATCAAGTAGATGGAAAGATAAACCCGCCACCAGGGGATACATTGTCGCAATTGTTTCAGGTAATATGCGATCGCCGTGACAATCCAACTGAAGGTTCTTACACCAATAAGTTATTGGCTGGTGGTGATAACAAGATTTTGAAAAAGATTGGCGAGGAAACTGCTGAGGTAGTAATGGCCTTTAAAGATGACGAAGCAGATGCGATCGCAGGTGAAGTAGCTGATTTGCTCTATCATACTCTGGTCGCTTTGGCTCACCATCAAGTCGATTTAACAGCAGTGTATCGGAAGTTACAAGAGCGTCGGCGATAA
- the xseB gene encoding exodeoxyribonuclease VII small subunit → MVKRKNDSSSDSMEGWNYEAKVNEIEGIIARIEAGELELEEVFDQFAKAVEYLRQCEGFLQQRQQQVDLLIETLSDD, encoded by the coding sequence ATGGTTAAACGTAAGAATGACTCTAGTTCTGATTCAATGGAAGGTTGGAATTATGAGGCGAAGGTTAATGAAATAGAGGGAATTATTGCTCGCATTGAGGCGGGTGAATTGGAATTGGAAGAGGTTTTTGACCAATTTGCAAAGGCTGTTGAGTATTTACGTCAGTGTGAAGGTTTTTTGCAGCAGCGACAGCAACAGGTAGATTTATTAATTGAAACTTTGAGTGATGATTAA
- a CDS encoding FHA domain-containing protein: MMADFAQTELERRLSLYQVFIKLYEHHSSLLDEILQLENLSDPLLKEVKPHYVHGVVDTASVYLMTNLCDEQTQSLRQPQHIWTIGRDRSSGIRIADKFLSRRHAAIQYIDNQGFYLVDFNSSNGSFVNGENAYQPIRLKDGDRIRLGGMTFDFFLSHASRILPTVAMELLMRLVPQLIDDDQGEISTAHRDKQKPLAQNLDVPFLEICKNSSVFEDMGHLYESFTTEQKSEILDRFFSRKIPYSSR; encoded by the coding sequence ATGATGGCTGACTTTGCACAAACAGAACTAGAACGGCGATTAAGTTTATATCAGGTATTCATCAAGTTGTATGAACACCATAGCAGCCTTTTAGATGAAATTCTTCAGCTAGAAAACCTGTCCGATCCATTATTAAAGGAGGTTAAGCCTCATTATGTACATGGTGTAGTAGATACTGCTAGTGTGTATCTAATGACTAACTTGTGCGATGAGCAGACGCAAAGTTTACGACAGCCACAACATATCTGGACAATTGGTCGCGATCGCAGCAGTGGTATTCGCATTGCTGATAAATTTTTATCACGTCGCCACGCTGCTATTCAATATATTGACAATCAGGGTTTTTACTTAGTTGATTTTAACAGCAGCAACGGTTCATTTGTAAATGGCGAAAATGCCTATCAACCGATTAGGCTTAAAGATGGCGATCGCATCCGCTTGGGTGGTATGACTTTTGATTTTTTCTTGAGTCATGCATCCCGCATTTTGCCAACTGTAGCAATGGAGTTATTGATGCGGCTTGTACCTCAGCTAATAGATGATGATCAAGGAGAAATATCTACTGCTCACCGCGATAAACAAAAGCCTCTGGCTCAAAATTTAGATGTCCCTTTTCTAGAAATATGCAAAAACTCTAGTGTATTTGAAGATATGGGACATTTGTATGAAAGCTTCACTACAGAACAAAAGTCTGAAATTTTAGACCGCTTTTTCAGTAGAAAAATACCTTACAGTTCTAGATAA
- the recA gene encoding recombinase RecA — translation MAINTDTSGKQKALNIVLNQIERSFGKGAIMRLGDATRMRVETISTGALTLDLALGGGLPKGRVIEIYGPESSGKTTVALHALAEVQKNGGIAAFVDAEHALDPTYAQALGVDIENLLVSQPDTGESALEIVDQLVRSAAVDIVVIDSVAALVPRAEIEGDMGDAHVGLQARLMSQALRKITGNIGKSGCTVIFINQLRQKIGVTYGSPETTTGGNALKFYASVRLDIRRIQTLKKGTDEYGNRVKVKVAKNKVAPPFRIAEFDIIFGKGVSTLGCLVDLAEETGIIVRKGAWYSYNGDNISQGRDNAIKYLEEKPEFAEQIKQQVREKLDKGAVVSANSVTKASEEDEEIDLEEEEE, via the coding sequence ATGGCTATCAACACCGATACTTCAGGCAAGCAAAAAGCGCTGAATATAGTACTCAACCAGATTGAGCGCAGCTTCGGTAAAGGAGCAATCATGCGGCTGGGCGATGCTACCCGGATGCGAGTGGAGACAATTTCCACAGGGGCGCTGACTCTGGATTTAGCATTGGGTGGCGGTTTACCCAAAGGGCGAGTGATTGAAATTTATGGCCCGGAAAGTTCCGGTAAGACTACAGTGGCGCTACACGCGCTCGCCGAAGTACAAAAAAATGGCGGCATTGCGGCCTTTGTTGATGCTGAACACGCCCTTGACCCTACCTATGCTCAAGCACTGGGTGTAGATATTGAAAACTTGCTGGTTTCTCAACCTGATACTGGTGAATCAGCTTTGGAAATTGTCGATCAGCTTGTTCGCTCTGCTGCGGTTGATATTGTAGTTATTGACTCGGTAGCAGCACTGGTTCCCCGCGCTGAAATTGAAGGCGATATGGGTGATGCTCACGTTGGTCTGCAAGCACGGTTGATGAGCCAAGCTTTACGTAAAATTACTGGCAACATTGGTAAATCAGGATGCACAGTAATTTTTATCAACCAGTTGCGGCAAAAAATCGGTGTTACCTACGGTAGCCCAGAAACTACAACTGGTGGTAACGCATTGAAGTTTTATGCTTCAGTGCGCTTGGATATTCGCCGGATTCAAACCTTGAAAAAAGGTACAGATGAATATGGTAACCGCGTCAAAGTCAAAGTCGCCAAAAACAAAGTAGCGCCGCCTTTTAGGATTGCAGAATTTGACATTATTTTTGGCAAAGGCGTTTCTACTTTAGGTTGTCTTGTGGATTTGGCAGAAGAAACTGGCATCATTGTTCGCAAAGGAGCTTGGTATAGTTACAACGGCGATAACATCTCCCAGGGTCGAGATAACGCCATCAAATATCTAGAAGAAAAGCCGGAATTTGCTGAACAAATTAAGCAACAAGTACGCGAGAAACTAGATAAAGGAGCTGTTGTTTCTGCTAACTCCGTAACCAAGGCGAGTGAAGAAGATGAAGAGATTGATTTAGAGGAAGAGGAAGAATAA
- a CDS encoding type II toxin-antitoxin system Phd/YefM family antitoxin → MSKIVKTAMQTYTLTDARNKHGEVFDKAATEPVLLTKQSRPSHVIISAESYQKLINRLEELEDMVFGQAAEVALRQSKMIGTEAFTSALEHLANGEA, encoded by the coding sequence ATGTCTAAAATAGTCAAAACTGCTATGCAGACCTACACTCTGACTGATGCTCGTAACAAACATGGTGAGGTTTTTGACAAAGCTGCTACTGAGCCAGTTTTACTAACCAAGCAATCACGGCCTAGCCATGTGATTATTTCAGCCGAGAGCTACCAAAAATTAATTAATCGGTTGGAAGAATTAGAGGATATGGTTTTCGGTCAAGCTGCTGAAGTTGCGCTGAGGCAGTCCAAAATGATTGGTACAGAAGCTTTTACATCTGCACTAGAGCATTTAGCTAATGGCGAAGCTTGA
- a CDS encoding PIN-like domain-containing protein, translating to MKELFSGYYRPSEIDFQKIWQSATFVLDANILLNMYRYPEEARRQLFTVLQSIAPRLWVPYQAALEFQRNRLTVIAEQKKRFSDVRKVLESSRAAMISELEKLQLKKRHSSIQADKLVSALDQQITDFLANLDQLEATQLSVTDSDPIREQLDQLLKEKVGESFSQEEITKIYQEGEIRFKSDIPPGYKDQKKEIDSKSDIFSYGGVIYQRKYGDLVLWKQIINKASQDSIQSIVFLTDDEKEDWWWITDYQGKNKIGPRPELVNEISREAGTKLFYMYNSEQFLKYSKEFLNTNVTDESISQVREVVRASFEGRLAFRQLQLVAAKSVLIWLQKRYANFSILENQRGFPDYIVRDSESERNLGFEIKIFRDPLTARFILRDQKYRGYYETKEGSLDEITFVFVMQDEEAAHQTIQILQKNNSQLPPCVNLIIGVANLEKEDDLTAEFYPYFIH from the coding sequence ATGAAAGAACTATTTAGTGGTTACTACAGACCAAGTGAAATAGATTTTCAAAAAATTTGGCAATCAGCAACTTTTGTGCTAGATGCCAATATTCTACTTAATATGTATCGATATCCTGAAGAAGCACGGAGACAGCTTTTTACTGTTCTACAAAGTATAGCACCTCGTCTTTGGGTTCCATATCAAGCTGCACTTGAATTTCAAAGAAACCGCCTTACTGTTATTGCTGAACAAAAGAAACGTTTTTCAGATGTTCGTAAAGTTCTAGAAAGTTCTAGAGCCGCAATGATCTCTGAACTAGAAAAATTACAGTTAAAGAAGCGACACTCATCTATTCAAGCTGATAAACTTGTTTCAGCCCTTGATCAACAAATCACTGATTTTCTAGCCAATTTAGACCAGCTTGAAGCTACTCAGCTATCAGTAACAGATAGTGATCCAATTAGAGAACAACTTGATCAATTACTAAAAGAAAAAGTTGGTGAATCTTTCTCCCAAGAAGAAATCACCAAGATATATCAAGAAGGAGAAATTAGATTTAAGAGTGATATACCACCAGGATATAAAGACCAGAAGAAAGAAATTGATAGCAAAAGCGATATTTTTTCCTACGGTGGTGTAATTTATCAACGTAAGTATGGAGATTTAGTACTTTGGAAGCAAATAATTAATAAAGCATCACAAGATTCTATTCAATCAATAGTATTTCTTACTGATGATGAAAAAGAAGATTGGTGGTGGATAACTGATTATCAAGGTAAAAATAAGATTGGCCCACGTCCTGAATTAGTTAATGAAATTTCAAGAGAGGCTGGTACTAAGCTCTTTTATATGTATAATTCAGAACAATTTCTAAAGTATTCTAAAGAATTCTTAAATACCAATGTTACTGATGAATCAATATCTCAAGTTCGTGAAGTTGTTAGAGCATCTTTTGAGGGACGTTTAGCTTTTAGGCAATTACAGCTTGTTGCGGCAAAATCTGTACTTATATGGCTTCAAAAACGTTATGCTAACTTTAGTATACTGGAAAATCAACGAGGTTTTCCAGATTATATAGTTCGTGATTCAGAGTCAGAAAGAAATTTGGGATTTGAAATCAAAATATTTCGTGATCCACTTACTGCTCGATTCATTTTACGAGATCAGAAATATCGTGGTTATTATGAAACTAAAGAAGGTTCACTTGATGAAATAACGTTTGTATTCGTAATGCAGGATGAAGAAGCAGCACACCAAACTATCCAAATATTACAAAAAAATAATAGTCAACTGCCACCATGCGTGAATCTTATCATTGGAGTAGCTAACTTAGAAAAGGAAGATGATTTAACAGCAGAATTTTATCCATATTTTATCCATTAG
- the xseA gene encoding exodeoxyribonuclease VII large subunit → MTFDLPNSLIIDTALSVAGLTDYIRLLLEQDEQLRQVWVTGEVSSANNHRSGLFFTLQDPDRTAGIKCVVWNSQLAKLAQMPVPGEQLIILGSIRLYPQRGEYQLSVWQALPAGVGLQALRYQQLKNRLLAEGLFDAQRKRSLPPHPQTIAVVTSPTAAAWGDIQKTLKQRYPGLHVLFSPATVQGEQAPESIVEAIERVERDGRAEVLILSRGGGAVEELACFNDERVVRSLASCSIPIITGIGHQRDESLADLVADACVHTPTAAAEMVVPALSELYAEHRQRVTALHEAVLDSEETAKNKLQVLRNRLRRLRLDRQVQQETQQLAWKRQQLMQATMGRSQQAAQHLELLRQKLASLDPKAVLQRGYAVVRQENGAIARSAAELEVGEKLVIQLGQGEVKVKVTEVKK, encoded by the coding sequence ATGACTTTCGACCTCCCCAACTCTCTGATTATCGATACAGCGCTTTCTGTAGCTGGGTTAACTGACTATATACGCTTGCTTTTAGAGCAAGATGAGCAATTGCGGCAAGTGTGGGTAACTGGCGAAGTATCGAGCGCAAATAATCATCGTAGTGGATTGTTTTTCACACTGCAAGACCCCGATCGCACAGCCGGAATTAAGTGTGTAGTATGGAATAGCCAATTGGCAAAACTCGCACAAATGCCAGTTCCTGGGGAACAGTTAATCATTTTGGGCAGTATTCGGCTTTATCCCCAACGCGGAGAGTATCAGTTATCTGTTTGGCAGGCTTTACCCGCTGGTGTGGGTTTACAAGCACTGCGTTATCAACAATTAAAAAACCGCTTGCTAGCTGAAGGATTGTTTGATGCCCAAAGAAAGCGATCGCTTCCCCCTCACCCCCAAACGATCGCTGTTGTAACTTCACCAACTGCGGCGGCTTGGGGTGATATTCAAAAAACTCTCAAGCAAAGGTATCCAGGTTTACACGTTTTATTTTCGCCTGCTACGGTGCAGGGTGAGCAAGCGCCAGAATCTATAGTTGAGGCAATTGAACGCGTGGAACGAGATGGACGCGCCGAAGTGCTAATTTTATCCCGGGGAGGTGGCGCGGTTGAAGAATTGGCTTGCTTTAATGATGAACGAGTAGTGCGATCGCTTGCTAGTTGTTCTATTCCGATAATTACTGGTATTGGACATCAACGGGATGAGTCTTTAGCAGATTTAGTTGCAGATGCTTGCGTACATACGCCAACTGCGGCGGCGGAAATGGTTGTGCCGGCGTTATCAGAGTTGTATGCTGAGCATCGGCAGCGAGTTACGGCTTTGCATGAGGCAGTACTTGATTCTGAGGAAACTGCTAAAAATAAACTGCAAGTATTGCGAAACCGTTTGCGACGTTTGCGGTTAGATCGACAAGTGCAACAAGAAACGCAGCAGCTAGCCTGGAAACGTCAGCAATTGATGCAAGCAACAATGGGGCGATCACAACAAGCCGCCCAACATCTAGAATTGCTACGGCAGAAGTTGGCAAGCCTTGACCCCAAAGCTGTGTTGCAGCGTGGTTATGCGGTGGTAAGACAGGAAAATGGGGCGATCGCTCGTTCTGCTGCTGAGTTAGAAGTAGGAGAAAAGTTAGTGATTCAGTTGGGGCAGGGTGAGGTTAAAGTGAAGGTTACGGAAGTAAAAAAATAA
- a CDS encoding ChaB family protein — translation MLYKSNEDLPLEIRTRLSEAYQDLYRAAFNSAIHWYGEASKAHQVALSAVKMQSAMERTALV, via the coding sequence ATGTTATACAAGTCGAATGAAGACTTGCCTTTAGAGATTCGGACTCGATTATCTGAGGCATACCAGGATCTTTATCGAGCAGCTTTTAACTCGGCAATTCATTGGTACGGTGAGGCTTCGAAAGCTCACCAAGTCGCGTTAAGTGCTGTAAAGATGCAGTCGGCGATGGAAAGGACTGCTCTTGTTTAG
- a CDS encoding MFS transporter yields MKLASQFPLTSWLPAINSQVWILALGRFLSEVGTGFTTFYAPIFFVNQVGLSATTVGVALASASIFGIIGRILGGSLADSGDWGRRRTLLLAAAISTIGSLVLATTNNFATLLIGSLISGLGIGFYWPASEAVVADASQIDNRRETFALARLADNLGLVIGTVLAGFLVGKIDSYRWLFIIDAISFVMFFAVVFVGINENEQQTKQSEKTEHFASWMTALGDRRFLVYIGVNILFTTYISQIHGTLPLYFKNFVNVEGAAKGLAETTISTLFAGHLLLAILCQLPVTSALKRCSHTFALTVSALLWAIGFSFIWASGVASSHQLVWVILALAVFAVAIVSYTPSAASLVTDLAPENQRGVYFSINALCWSVGYFIGHFLGGWVLDQPRIIIDNFWLGFSLSVVIILAIMQYLNRILPSHKPASVDINKVIPN; encoded by the coding sequence ATGAAACTTGCTTCCCAATTCCCGTTAACATCGTGGTTGCCTGCAATTAATTCCCAAGTTTGGATTTTGGCGCTTGGCAGATTTCTCTCGGAAGTTGGTACTGGATTTACCACGTTTTATGCCCCGATTTTTTTTGTCAATCAAGTCGGTTTATCTGCAACTACCGTAGGTGTAGCTCTGGCTAGCGCCTCAATTTTTGGGATTATAGGACGGATTTTGGGTGGTTCTTTGGCTGATTCTGGGGACTGGGGACGCCGCCGTACTTTGTTACTGGCAGCAGCAATTTCAACAATTGGCTCTTTAGTCTTAGCTACAACTAACAATTTTGCCACGTTATTAATTGGTAGCTTAATTAGTGGTTTAGGTATAGGTTTCTACTGGCCTGCAAGTGAAGCTGTTGTTGCTGATGCCAGTCAGATTGATAATCGCCGTGAAACTTTTGCCCTGGCTCGACTAGCGGATAATCTTGGGTTAGTGATCGGAACTGTTCTGGCAGGCTTTTTGGTAGGGAAAATTGACAGCTATCGGTGGCTATTTATCATTGATGCCATCTCTTTTGTAATGTTTTTTGCAGTTGTTTTTGTGGGAATTAATGAAAACGAGCAGCAGACAAAGCAATCTGAAAAGACAGAACATTTTGCTTCTTGGATGACAGCGTTAGGCGATCGCCGATTTCTCGTTTATATCGGAGTAAATATCCTCTTCACAACCTATATTTCTCAAATACACGGTACGCTCCCCCTCTACTTCAAAAACTTTGTGAATGTGGAGGGTGCTGCCAAAGGATTGGCTGAAACTACTATTAGTACTTTATTTGCTGGGCATCTACTATTAGCCATTCTCTGCCAGTTGCCTGTTACCAGTGCTTTAAAGCGTTGCTCTCATACATTTGCACTTACCGTTTCTGCGCTTCTGTGGGCAATCGGCTTCAGCTTCATCTGGGCTAGTGGCGTTGCTTCATCACATCAACTAGTTTGGGTAATTTTAGCCTTGGCAGTATTTGCCGTTGCCATTGTTTCTTACACCCCTTCTGCTGCCTCTTTAGTCACTGATTTAGCCCCGGAAAATCAACGCGGCGTTTATTTCTCCATTAATGCCCTCTGCTGGTCTGTTGGCTATTTTATTGGTCATTTCTTGGGTGGATGGGTATTAGACCAACCACGAATTATTATCGATAACTTCTGGCTAGGCTTCTCCCTGAGTGTTGTAATTATCCTGGCAATTATGCAGTACCTCAATCGGATATTGCCCAGCCATAAGCCTGCATCTGTTGACATAAATAAAGTAATCCCAAATTAG
- a CDS encoding type II toxin-antitoxin system RelE/ParE family toxin, translating to MAKLDGLETVLNFLNGLQPKIAAQIAKKVLALNVEPLPTDSKQLSGYQGFYRVDSGEYRIVYRYFPEEDLVEVILVGKRNDDNVYKRLKRLLE from the coding sequence ATGGCGAAGCTTGATGGTCTAGAAACTGTTCTTAATTTTCTCAACGGTTTACAGCCGAAAATAGCAGCACAGATTGCAAAAAAGGTTTTGGCTTTAAATGTTGAGCCTCTACCAACTGATAGTAAGCAGTTATCTGGTTATCAGGGTTTCTATCGAGTTGATAGTGGAGAATATCGAATTGTTTACAGATATTTTCCTGAAGAAGATTTAGTGGAAGTGATTTTAGTTGGTAAGCGCAATGATGATAATGTCTATAAAAGATTAAAGCGTTTACTGGAATAA